The following are encoded together in the Anoplopoma fimbria isolate UVic2021 breed Golden Eagle Sablefish chromosome 13, Afim_UVic_2022, whole genome shotgun sequence genome:
- the LOC129101005 gene encoding interleukin-25-like: MEQLQLLRFFLLCLMALHKCLAMPLGSQCVEESFCTYSLQDYYSQLVNLPSHINERSIATWSYVENIDLNRVPQVIHEASCHTSHSCRGLDNAFGLETIPVSLRMPVLKKNPNCFSTASYSLEFELITIACICANSRHS, encoded by the exons CTGCTGCGTTTCTTTCTGCTGTGCCTGATGGCCCTCCACAAGTGTCTGGCCATGCCACTGGGCAGCCAGTGTGTGGAAGAATCCTTCTGTACATACAGCCTGCAGGACTACTACAGCCAGCTGGTCAACCTGCCGAGCCACATCAATGAGCGCAGCATTGCAACTTGGAGCTATGT GGAGAACATCGACTTGAACCGGGTTCCTCAGGTCATCCATGAGGCCAGCTGCCACACCAGCCACTCCTGCAGGGGACTCGACAATGCTTTTGGTCTAGAGACCATCCCTGTGTCCCTGAGGATGCCTGTCCTCAAGAAAAACCCCAACTGCTTCTCCACGGCCAGCTACTCTCTGGAGTTTGAGCTCATCACCATAGCTTGTATATGTGCCAACTCCAGGCACAGCTGA